GCTGACGCTCTACCAACTGAGCTATTCCCGCAACATATATGGTTATTCAATTTTTTGGTGGCGGGAGCAAGATTTGAACTTACGACCTTCGGGTTATGAGCCCGACGAGCTACCAGGCTGCTCTATCCCGCGGCATGGATTTCTTTTAAAGTCTTTGGAGCGGGAAACCAGGTTCGAACTGGCGACATTCAGCTTGGAAGGCTGACGCTCTACCAACTGAGCTATTCCCGCACTTTCAAAGACAGGATCAGTATACATCAACTTCTAAACAATGTCAACTTTTTTTGAAGTTTTATTTCAAAAAAAATAAAATGGAGGTTAAAACCTCCACTCTATTTTTTAATTAATCTTCATAGTCTTTTAGCTTTTCTTTGACTAATTTAGACATGAGTAAAATCGCAATTAAGTTGGGGAAGATCATAAGTCCATTAAAGAAATCTGCGACTTCCCAAACAACTGAAACTTCTATCCCTGTTCCAATAACAATACAGATCAATACAATAGCTGTATAAACATTTGTAGCTTTATCACTTCCAAACAAAAACCTGATATTTGCTTCCCCGAAGAAATACCATCCAACAATAGTTGAAAAAGCAAAGAAAAACAAGGAAACCGCAATAAATACTCCACCGACAGAACCAAGAGACGCTATGAAAGCCTGTTGAGTAAGAGCAATTCCTATCAATCCTCCCCCTCCTAAAGGTGTATTAGCGATTATTACAAGAGAAGTTAACGTAAGTATAACAAATGTATCAAAGAAAACTCCAAACATAGCTACTAACCCCTGATCACAAGGATGTTTAACTTTTGCAATTGCATGGGCATGAGGTGTAGAACCCATTCCGGCTTCATTGGAGAAGAGTCCACGTGCAACTCCATATCTAACAGCCTGTTTAACTGTAACACCTAGAACTCCACCAGCAGCAGCTTTAGGAGAGAAAGCACATACAAAAATTAATTTGAAAGCTTCCATGGTACCCTGAGGATTTTTAAATAAAATTATTAATGCTCCAACAATATAAAGAACGGACATAATTGGAATAACTTTTTCTGTAAATGAAGCGATACTCTTTACCCCACCCTTAAAAATTAATCCAGCTAAAATTGCTACAATTACACCAATAATAATAGGGTTCACATCAAAAGATTCTTTAAACGCATTTCCTATGGAATTGGCTTGAACCATATTACCTACAAAACCAAGCGCTATAATAATACTAATTGAGAAGAAACTAGCTAAAAATTTGGCTAGTTTTTTATTTTTAATACCTTCCTGTATGTAGAAAGCAGGTCCTCCTCTCATCTTACCATTTACTTCTTTTTTAAACATTTGAGCTAATACAGCCTCTGCAAAGACAGTAGACATACCGAAAAATGCAGTAATCCACATCCAAAAGATTGCTCCTGGTCCACCAGATACAATTGCTGTAGCTGCTCCGGCTAAGTTTCCTGTACCTACCTGTGCTGCAATTGCTGTAGTTAAAGATTGGAATGAGTTCATCCCTTTATCTCCAGCTTCCTCACCTATGCTAGCACCACCTATGGCTTTTTTTATACTGTCGAAAAATCTTCTGACTTGGACAAATTTTAATATAAAGGTATAGTAAATCCCTGTACCTGCCAGCAGAAAAATCAATAGATAGCCCCAAAACAAATTGTTCATACTTTTTACAAGATCAAATAACATTTTTATTCCCCCTTTTAATATTGTTAAAAAATTAATTGAAAATTTAGAGTATTAAGTGCAAAAGATGAATAATTTTTTTAATAAAAAAGGTTTCTCATCTAACTTTAAATTTCTAATCTTGGTTTTAAATACCTAGTTAAAGTATTTATTCACAACATCTTAAAAATAAAAAAGTTAAGTGCCTTAACATGTTTCAATATAACTATACCTCAAAAAAATAGAAAAACAAACTATTTTTTGTTGTTTTTTTAACCATAATTTAAGTTTATTTTTAGAAAACTTCTATAGTAAGTGAAAAAAAATATCAAATTTTTTTAAGATTAGATCTCAATATCTTTATTTTTTTAATTATTGAGTCAATGAAAAAAGCAACGTGACGTTGCATCCAATTAGGTATAATCAAAATTTATCCACCACTAATTCACCTAATATTTCTACCTTTCTCTATACAATAAAAAAAGAGGAGATTATATAATCTCCTCTCTTATTTCTTATATTATGTGTATTGACTCTTCATCAAAAACAAAGGTTAACTTTTCTCCGACTTTTCTAATCTCTTTTCCGTGAGGATTATTTAAAGATACCTCAATTTTTTCATCTTCTACCATAATTTCATATTCATGGTTCTCTCCCATAAAGACACTTTTTATAACTTCTCCGTGATGCTTATCCGAATTAAATTTAATAGATTCAGGTCTTATCACTACTTCTACAACCTCTCCTACACCATAGTCAGCTTCACCAGCTACTATATATTCAGAATCTAATAATTTTATTTTTGTCTTTCCATCCTCTTTTGAAACTATTGTCGCTTTTAAAATATTGGCTCTCCCTATAAACTTAGCAATAAATTCACTGTTTGGTTTTTGATATATTTCTATTGGAGATCCTACCTGCATTATCTCTCCATCCTTCATTATTACTACCTTATCAGACAATGACATGGCTTCTGCCTGATCATGTGTTACATAGATTGAAGTTATCCCAACATCCTGCTGAAGTTTTCTGATCTCATCTCTCATGTGCAATCTTAATTTAGCATCTAAATTTGACAGCGGTTCATCAAATAATAATACCCCTGAATTCATGATCAATGCTCTTGCAAGGGATACCCTCTGCTGCTGTCCCCCAGACATCTCCGAAGGTGTTCTCTCAGCAAAGGTTTCCATCTTCATTAATTTTAAAATTTTGTTTACTCTTTCATCTATTTCTTTTTTAGATTTTTTTTGTATTTTAAGTCCATATGCAATATTATCATATACATTCATATGTGGAAATAGTGCATAGTTTTGAAATACCATGGCAGTATCTCTCTTATCTGGAGTAAGGTTTGCTACATCTTTATCCCCTATAAATATACTTCCTGAAGTAGGTATTTCAAATCCTGCCAACATTCTAAGCATCGTTGTTTTTCCACATCCAGAAGGCCCTAATAAACATATAAATTCCCCAGGTTCTACAATTAAATTAATATCATTAACTGCCTTTACTTTATTTTTCCCTGATATAAATGTTTTTGTTAAATTCTTTATCTCTACTCTTTTAGATTCTTTCATTAAAATACTCCCCTAATTTGCTTTATTTTTTACACCTATTTTTGAGATGAAAATTTTCATAGCTATCATTACCGTCGATACGATTATGATTAATATTGTACAATAAGCCGATGCTATTCCTATCCTTCCAGTATCTATATTATCCATTACTG
This sequence is a window from Psychrilyobacter atlanticus DSM 19335. Protein-coding genes within it:
- a CDS encoding ABC transporter ATP-binding protein, translating into MKESKRVEIKNLTKTFISGKNKVKAVNDINLIVEPGEFICLLGPSGCGKTTMLRMLAGFEIPTSGSIFIGDKDVANLTPDKRDTAMVFQNYALFPHMNVYDNIAYGLKIQKKSKKEIDERVNKILKLMKMETFAERTPSEMSGGQQQRVSLARALIMNSGVLLFDEPLSNLDAKLRLHMRDEIRKLQQDVGITSIYVTHDQAEAMSLSDKVVIMKDGEIMQVGSPIEIYQKPNSEFIAKFIGRANILKATIVSKEDGKTKIKLLDSEYIVAGEADYGVGEVVEVVIRPESIKFNSDKHHGEVIKSVFMGENHEYEIMVEDEKIEVSLNNPHGKEIRKVGEKLTFVFDEESIHII
- a CDS encoding alanine/glycine:cation symporter family protein → MLFDLVKSMNNLFWGYLLIFLLAGTGIYYTFILKFVQVRRFFDSIKKAIGGASIGEEAGDKGMNSFQSLTTAIAAQVGTGNLAGAATAIVSGGPGAIFWMWITAFFGMSTVFAEAVLAQMFKKEVNGKMRGGPAFYIQEGIKNKKLAKFLASFFSISIIIALGFVGNMVQANSIGNAFKESFDVNPIIIGVIVAILAGLIFKGGVKSIASFTEKVIPIMSVLYIVGALIILFKNPQGTMEAFKLIFVCAFSPKAAAGGVLGVTVKQAVRYGVARGLFSNEAGMGSTPHAHAIAKVKHPCDQGLVAMFGVFFDTFVILTLTSLVIIANTPLGGGGLIGIALTQQAFIASLGSVGGVFIAVSLFFFAFSTIVGWYFFGEANIRFLFGSDKATNVYTAIVLICIVIGTGIEVSVVWEVADFFNGLMIFPNLIAILLMSKLVKEKLKDYED